CGAAGGCAGTAGATGCTGTATTATACGCAATTCAGGAACCATTGACAAAAGGAGAAAAGGTTCAATTAATTGGCTTTGGTAATTTTGTCGTCCGTGAACGTGCTGCAAGAAAAGGGCGTAATCCGCAAACAGGTGAAGAGATTCAAATTTCTGCAAGTAAAGTGCCAGCATTTGTCGCAGGGAAAGCGTTAAAAGAAGCTGTCAATAACTAATAATGATCTCATAGAGATACGTCATCCTTTTTGGGTGACGTATCTTTTTTTGATAGAAATAGTGAATGTATTATAAGAATAATAATTGTTTATGAGCAATATAATTAATTGCTATAGTAATTGCTGCTCATGGTTGTTAAATGTATCGTTCACAAATTGTCCATTCATGCAAATTTAAAAATTTGTTAACATTTAAGAGGTAAATAATAAATGCAATCAGAAGGGATTTTTACAGCATGTATGGATTTAATATTGTTAATAAGCTTCAAAAAATTGATAAGGATATTCATAGATGTCAACTAAAATATCATACAAAACGTGTATTAGTAAGCAAAGAATTTACGTTTGATGCTGCACATCATTTACATTGTTATGATGGAAAGTGTAAAAATTTGCACGGTCACACATACAAAGTTGTTTTTGGTATAAGTGGTTAC
The Cytobacillus sp. IB215665 genome window above contains:
- a CDS encoding HU family DNA-binding protein; translation: MNKSELVNVVAEKAELSKKDAAKAVDAVLYAIQEPLTKGEKVQLIGFGNFVVRERAARKGRNPQTGEEIQISASKVPAFVAGKALKEAVNN